From a single Larimichthys crocea isolate SSNF chromosome XIII, L_crocea_2.0, whole genome shotgun sequence genomic region:
- the zdhhc3b gene encoding palmitoyltransferase ZDHHC3, protein MKSPAHRTRDIERQAGYLKPEHCAPPPPRNGSDTMWFIRDGCGIVCGVITWFLVFYAEFVVVFVMLLPAKNVAYSLFNGVIFNGLAFLALASHAKAMCTDPGAVPKGNATKEFIESLQLKPGQVVYKCPKCCSIKPDRAHHCSVCKRCIKKMDHHCPWVNNCVGENNQKYFVLFTMYIALISFHALILVAFHFVFCIEEDWTKCSNFSPPATVILLILLCFEGLLFLIFTAVMFGTQVHSICTDETGIEQLKKEERRWAKKSKWMNMKVVFGHPFSIAWLSPFATPDHGKADLYQYIV, encoded by the exons ATGAAGAGCCCGGCGCACCGCACCAGGGACATCGAGCGGCAAGCTGGCTACCTGAAGCCTGAGCACTGCGCCCCTCCCCCGCCCCGCAACGGCTCCGACACCATGTGGTTCATCCGCGACGGCTGCGGCATCGTGTGCGGCGTCATCACCTGGTTCCTGGTCTTCTACGCCGAGTTCGTGGTGGTGTTCGTCATGCTGCTGCCTGCCAAGAACGTCGCGTACAGCCTCTTTAACGGGGTGATCTTCAACGGGCTCGCTTTCCTCGCCCTCGCCTCTCACGCCAAGGCGATGTGCACGGACCCG ggagCCGTGCCTAAAGGGAACGCTACCAAAGAATTCATCGAGAGCCTGCAGCTCAAACCAGGACAGGTGGTGTACAAGTGTCCCAAGTGCTGCAGCATCAAGCCCGACAGAGCTCACCACTGCAG tgtgtgtaaacGCTGCATCAAGAAGATGGACCACCACTGTCCCTGGGTGAACAACTGTGTCGGAGAGAACAACCAGAAATACTTTGTGCTTTTTACA atgtaTATTGCACTAATTTCCTTCCATGCTCTGATCTTGGTGgcctttcattttgttttctgcattgAAGAAGACTGGACAA AGTGTAGTAACTTCTCTCCACCAGCAActgtcatcctcctcatcctcctctgctTCGAGGGCCTCCTCTTCCTGATCTTCACTGCAGTCATGTTTGGGACGCAGGTCCACTCCATCTGCACCGATGAGACG GGTATCGAACAGCtcaagaaggaggagagaagatggGCCAAAAAGTCAAAGTGGATGAATATGAAGGTGGTGTTCGGCCATCCGTTCTCTATAGCCTGGCTGAGCCCCTTCGCAACACCCGACCACGGCAAGGCGGACCTGTACCAGTACATCGTGTGA
- the tmem42b gene encoding uncharacterized protein tmem42b isoform X3: MFPGVFYALLAGFLGAVASSSAKLSLGADYLKGVCETGLRTWGEQRKFRQADETTACDRLHIPLRLLCGGLLFTCNAVMWTFLAKALRYSSSSTRTTVTTTASNFISSILTSPN, from the exons ATGTTCCCGGGAGTTTTCTATGCATTGCTGGCGGGTTTCCTCGGGGCCGTGGCGTCGTCATCGGCCAAACTGTCCCTCGGAGCCGACTATCTGAAGGGAGTCTGTGAAACCGGACTCCGGACGTGGGGAGAGCAGCGGAAATTTAGACAAGCGGACGAAACTACCGCCTGTGACCGG CTCCATATTCCTCTGAGGCTGCTGTGTGGAGGGCTGCTTTTCACCTGCAATGCTGTGATGTGGACTTTCCTTGCCAAAGCACTCAGgtactcctcttcctccacccgCACCACTGTGACCACCACCGCCTCCAACTTCATATCTTCC ATCTTGACCTCTCCAAATTAA
- the tmem42b gene encoding uncharacterized protein tmem42b isoform X1, whose translation MFPGVFYALLAGFLGAVASSSAKLSLGADYLKGVCETGLRTWGEQRKFRQADETTACDRLHIPLRLLCGGLLFTCNAVMWTFLAKALRYSSSSTRTTVTTTASNFISSMAVNLRERTGEKRRETGATHTKKVPIDHRPSWNQGAAGRTHTFIPSFIPSIYLFYYPLCTL comes from the exons ATGTTCCCGGGAGTTTTCTATGCATTGCTGGCGGGTTTCCTCGGGGCCGTGGCGTCGTCATCGGCCAAACTGTCCCTCGGAGCCGACTATCTGAAGGGAGTCTGTGAAACCGGACTCCGGACGTGGGGAGAGCAGCGGAAATTTAGACAAGCGGACGAAACTACCGCCTGTGACCGG CTCCATATTCCTCTGAGGCTGCTGTGTGGAGGGCTGCTTTTCACCTGCAATGCTGTGATGTGGACTTTCCTTGCCAAAGCACTCAGgtactcctcttcctccacccgCACCACTGTGACCACCACCGCCTCCAACTTCATATCTTCC ATGGCTGTCAACTTGCGAGAGcggacaggagagaaaaggagagagacgGGGgcgacacacacaaagaaagtgCCCATAGACCACAGGCCGAGTTGGAACCAGGgcgctgcaggaaggactcatACCTTCATACCTTCATTCATAccctccatttatttattttattatccacTTTGTACAttgtga
- the tmem42b gene encoding transmembrane protein 42 isoform X2 — translation MFPGVFYALLAGFLGAVASSSAKLSLGADYLKGVCETGLRTWGEQRKFRQADETTACDRLHIPLRLLCGGLLFTCNAVMWTFLAKALRYSSSSTRTTVTTTASNFISSAFLGQLIFGEAQITLWWVGISLTFSGLLVLQRVSPQDGHHNTVAKDE, via the exons ATGTTCCCGGGAGTTTTCTATGCATTGCTGGCGGGTTTCCTCGGGGCCGTGGCGTCGTCATCGGCCAAACTGTCCCTCGGAGCCGACTATCTGAAGGGAGTCTGTGAAACCGGACTCCGGACGTGGGGAGAGCAGCGGAAATTTAGACAAGCGGACGAAACTACCGCCTGTGACCGG CTCCATATTCCTCTGAGGCTGCTGTGTGGAGGGCTGCTTTTCACCTGCAATGCTGTGATGTGGACTTTCCTTGCCAAAGCACTCAGgtactcctcttcctccacccgCACCACTGTGACCACCACCGCCTCCAACTTCATATCTTCC GCTTTCCTGGGGCAGCTGATCTTTGGTGAAGCTCAGATAACGTTGTGGTGGGTTGGGATCTCGCTGACCTTCTCTGGTCTCTTGGTACTGCAGAGGGTTTCACCGCAGGATGGACATCATAACACAGTCGCCAAGGATGAATAA